In the Pseudolabrys taiwanensis genome, one interval contains:
- a CDS encoding CopG family transcriptional regulator — protein sequence MGKTVQIDDDVMRAAEKIAAERGVSPGEVISEAARKVLAGHVTTEERGPAGSVLTNGWYVLPSRGSLPMSAEAIKQLIEDTELEDNLPGRSG from the coding sequence ATGGGCAAGACGGTCCAGATCGACGACGACGTGATGCGCGCGGCCGAGAAGATCGCCGCCGAGCGTGGCGTCTCGCCTGGCGAAGTTATCTCCGAGGCGGCGCGCAAGGTGCTAGCTGGGCACGTCACGACTGAAGAGAGGGGGCCGGCAGGGTCCGTTCTTACGAACGGCTGGTACGTCCTGCCGAGCCGCGGCAGTCTGCCGATGAGCGCTGAGGCCATCAAGCAGCTCATTGAAGACACGGAACTGGAAGACAATCTGCCCGGCAGGAGTGGCTAG
- a CDS encoding SIR2 family protein gives MSGERRIVYFLGAGASLGAGAVAKIQGGGAVAIPTQVTFWEIFLRFVKKTKNRQDIENFLFRYFLNYQKTPNRTKALARRKQLSPIDVEEVFTFLSERNNAPGVSPQLRSRTTKIWDALIEEIGQVFGRFPANKRTRSVYQRFKRQHLRSRDTIVSFNYDVVFEGSLPNSTKWYYEGIENDHESQSLRILKPHGSINWEEIEKEIVCRRKPSQYPEHPTVIAPTHLKFVGVGEPGDDGVRTGIGYLNQAAQIPDVWAAMEREMREAKAWVFIGYSFPSSDLYFASILRSTLATRRVDPYIVIVNPDSMAIRHRIQGRFSVSDDRIRTFPDLQTFNQIQRSQMLRMFQ, from the coding sequence ATGTCTGGAGAACGGCGGATTGTATATTTTCTCGGAGCGGGCGCCTCGCTCGGCGCTGGTGCGGTCGCCAAAATCCAAGGCGGCGGCGCCGTCGCGATTCCGACTCAGGTAACTTTTTGGGAGATATTTCTGCGCTTCGTAAAGAAGACTAAGAACAGGCAGGATATAGAAAATTTTTTGTTTCGATATTTTTTGAATTACCAGAAAACGCCTAACCGCACGAAGGCGCTCGCTCGTAGAAAGCAGTTAAGCCCGATAGACGTTGAAGAGGTCTTCACGTTCCTGTCTGAGCGAAACAATGCGCCGGGTGTCAGTCCTCAGCTTCGATCGAGAACAACAAAAATATGGGATGCGCTAATTGAGGAGATTGGCCAAGTATTTGGTCGGTTTCCTGCAAACAAGCGTACTCGCAGTGTATATCAACGATTTAAACGTCAGCATCTTCGTTCAAGGGATACTATTGTTTCGTTTAATTATGATGTTGTCTTTGAGGGATCGTTGCCGAACAGCACGAAGTGGTACTATGAAGGTATCGAAAATGATCATGAGTCGCAGTCGCTTCGAATATTGAAGCCGCATGGTTCGATAAACTGGGAGGAAATTGAAAAAGAAATTGTCTGTCGGCGGAAGCCCTCTCAATACCCTGAGCATCCTACGGTCATTGCTCCAACGCATTTGAAGTTTGTTGGCGTCGGAGAGCCTGGTGATGATGGTGTTAGAACGGGAATTGGATATTTAAATCAGGCTGCCCAGATTCCTGATGTTTGGGCGGCCATGGAACGAGAGATGCGCGAGGCGAAGGCGTGGGTATTCATAGGATATTCATTCCCGTCGTCGGATCTATATTTTGCGTCCATTTTGCGGTCGACATTGGCAACTCGCAGGGTTGATCCATACATTGTAATTGTGAATCCGGACTCGATGGCGATCCGGCATCGCATACAAGGCCGGTTTTCCGTTTCGGATGATCGGATTAGAACATTTCCTGATTTGCAGACTTTCAATCAAATCCAGCGGTCGCAGATGCTTCGAATGTTCCAATAG
- a CDS encoding tetratricopeptide repeat protein: protein MTETTAHKSAAQLLQQGLFHHRQGQIGLAMERYTEVLKNDPDNGEALYYVAVVCCQEGQYTQGAELARKAIANGLNTAKVHNLLGQALDRLGEPLEAIKSFDKAIAVDPDFADAHGNRANILVEAGLAEEALKSFARALALNPNSPSDLVNRGAFLQDLGRHEEALADYDKALTVAPGAPNILVNKANALSMLGRFAEAEAVYDAVLKAQPKNALAMAHRGLAIKHQGRYAEALAALEQSIALEPADANTAVALGHLLMLLGDWRKGFPYYEQRVDMVQPPYAPIAEPKWQGEPPRDFRLVLVCEQGLGDNVQMARYASLLAGRGYPVWLLTREALAPLMRTLPGVERVITSADELKSDPRRVLWAPLMSLPRLLHLTPNAVPAQEPYLHAEPERVARWAEKLKTTGDDKALKVGIVWQGVTAGSAAPLAALAPLAGIDGVRLISLQKQPDPSIAQVPFASKIERVLDETDLGAEGLLETAALMANLDVVVSIDSMPAHLAGALGKRVLLALPYVPDWRWLLDRADTPWYPGTTIFRQGADRQWQPVFAAIAARLQDSVTR, encoded by the coding sequence ATGACCGAAACCACCGCGCACAAGTCCGCCGCCCAGCTCCTGCAACAGGGCCTCTTCCACCATCGCCAGGGCCAGATCGGCCTGGCCATGGAGCGGTACACCGAGGTGCTCAAGAACGATCCGGACAACGGCGAGGCGCTTTATTACGTCGCCGTGGTCTGCTGCCAGGAGGGTCAGTACACGCAGGGCGCCGAGCTTGCCCGCAAGGCGATCGCCAACGGCCTCAACACCGCCAAGGTGCACAACCTGCTCGGCCAGGCGCTCGACCGGCTCGGCGAGCCGCTGGAGGCGATCAAGAGCTTCGACAAGGCGATCGCCGTCGATCCGGACTTCGCCGATGCGCATGGCAACCGCGCCAACATCCTGGTCGAGGCCGGCCTTGCCGAGGAGGCGCTGAAGAGCTTCGCGCGCGCGCTGGCGCTCAATCCCAATTCGCCGAGCGACCTCGTCAACCGCGGCGCGTTCCTGCAGGACCTCGGACGGCACGAGGAGGCGCTCGCCGACTACGACAAGGCGCTGACGGTGGCGCCGGGCGCGCCGAACATTCTCGTCAACAAGGCCAACGCGCTGTCGATGCTCGGGCGTTTCGCGGAAGCGGAAGCCGTCTACGACGCCGTGCTCAAGGCGCAGCCGAAGAACGCGCTCGCCATGGCGCACCGGGGCCTCGCCATCAAGCACCAGGGCCGCTACGCCGAAGCGCTGGCCGCGCTCGAGCAATCGATCGCGCTCGAGCCCGCGGACGCCAACACGGCCGTCGCGCTCGGGCACCTGCTCATGCTGCTCGGCGACTGGCGCAAGGGCTTTCCGTATTACGAGCAGCGCGTGGACATGGTGCAGCCGCCTTACGCGCCGATCGCCGAACCGAAGTGGCAGGGCGAGCCGCCGCGCGATTTCCGCCTGGTGCTGGTCTGCGAGCAAGGTCTCGGCGACAACGTGCAGATGGCGCGTTACGCCTCGCTGCTGGCCGGGCGCGGTTATCCGGTCTGGCTGCTCACCCGCGAGGCGCTGGCGCCGCTGATGCGCACCTTGCCGGGGGTCGAGCGCGTCATCACCTCGGCGGACGAACTGAAGTCCGATCCGCGCCGCGTGCTGTGGGCGCCGCTGATGTCCTTGCCGCGCCTGTTGCATCTGACGCCGAACGCCGTGCCGGCGCAGGAGCCCTATCTGCACGCCGAGCCGGAGCGGGTCGCGCGCTGGGCGGAGAAGCTGAAGACCACGGGCGACGACAAAGCCCTCAAGGTCGGCATCGTCTGGCAAGGCGTCACCGCCGGCAGCGCCGCCCCCCTCGCCGCGCTGGCGCCGCTCGCCGGCATCGACGGCGTGCGCCTGATCTCGCTGCAGAAGCAGCCGGACCCGTCGATCGCCCAGGTGCCCTTCGCGAGCAAGATCGAGCGCGTCCTCGACGAAACCGACCTCGGCGCCGAAGGCCTGCTCGAGACCGCGGCGCTGATGGCCAATCTGGACGTGGTGGTCAGCATCGACTCGATGCCGGCGCATCTGGCCGGCGCGCTCGGCAAGCGTGTTTTGCTGGCGCTGCCCTATGTGCCCGACTGGCGCTGGCTGCTCGACCGCGCCGACACGCCCTGGTATCCAGGCACCACAATCTTCCGCCAGGGCGCCGACCGGCAGTGGCAGCCTGTATTCGCGGCCATTGCCGCCAGACTTCAGGATAGCGTCACGCGCTAA
- a CDS encoding Dps family protein has translation MNDTRTSTPRLKTPTDLGSNATKDIAGALNALLADVFVLYMKTKNFHWHVSGPHFRDYHLLLDEHGDQIFAMTDVIAERVRKTGGNTLRSIGDIARHQRLSDNDAAYVTPDDMIAELREDNQRLVASMREAHDVCDEHNDVASASLLENFIDETERRVWFLYEISRRGDPTGH, from the coding sequence ATGAACGACACGCGCACCAGCACCCCCCGCCTGAAGACGCCGACCGACCTCGGCTCCAATGCCACCAAGGACATCGCCGGCGCGCTGAATGCCCTGCTGGCCGACGTCTTCGTGCTCTACATGAAGACGAAGAACTTCCACTGGCACGTCAGCGGCCCGCACTTCCGCGACTATCACCTGCTGCTCGACGAGCACGGCGACCAGATCTTCGCCATGACCGACGTCATCGCCGAACGCGTGCGCAAGACCGGCGGCAACACCCTGCGCTCGATCGGCGACATCGCCCGCCACCAGCGCCTGTCGGACAACGACGCCGCCTATGTCACCCCCGACGACATGATCGCCGAGCTGCGTGAGGACAACCAGCGCCTGGTCGCCAGCATGCGCGAAGCGCACGACGTGTGCGACGAGCACAACGACGTCGCCAGCGCGAGCCTCCTGGAGAACTTCATCGACGAGACCGAGCGCCGCGTGTGGTTCCTGTACGAGATCAGCCGCCGCGGCGATCCGACCGGCCACTGA
- a CDS encoding DUF4260 domain-containing protein has protein sequence MKATSHVTGVPRVVLRAEGAALLAAATFIYWQTGAAWWLFAALFFAPDLSFLGYVGGPRVGAIVYNTAHTLIGPLVLALAGLLLPAPTLTAIALIWIAHIGFDRLLGYGLKYGAGFGYTHLGPIGRRPADET, from the coding sequence TTGAAAGCCACCTCGCACGTCACCGGTGTGCCGCGAGTGGTGTTACGCGCCGAAGGCGCGGCACTGCTCGCGGCCGCCACTTTCATCTACTGGCAAACGGGCGCCGCATGGTGGCTGTTTGCCGCTCTCTTCTTCGCGCCGGACCTGAGCTTCCTCGGCTATGTCGGCGGCCCGCGCGTCGGCGCCATCGTCTACAACACGGCGCATACGCTGATCGGACCGCTGGTCCTGGCCTTGGCGGGCCTGCTCCTGCCGGCCCCCACCCTCACCGCCATCGCGCTGATCTGGATCGCGCATATCGGCTTCGATCGGCTGCTCGGCTATGGCCTCAAATACGGCGCCGGCTTTGGCTATACGCATCTCGGCCCGATCGGGCGCAGGCCGGCGGACGAGACGTAA
- a CDS encoding acyl-CoA carboxylase subunit beta, which translates to MKDILDRLEERRAEARLGGGEKRIEAQHKRGKLTARERIELFLDKGSFEEFDMFVEHRSNDFGMEKTKIPGDGVVTGWGTVNGRTVYLFSKDFTVFGGSLSETHAQKIIKVQDMAMKARCPVIGLFDAGGARIQEGVAALGGYGEVFKRNVLASGVIPQISVIMGPCAGGDVYSPAMTDFIFMVRDTSYMFVTGPDVVKTVTNEVVTAEELGGASVHTAKSGVADGAFENDVECLLQMRRLIDFLPSNNESGVPQWPTLDAADRLDDSLDTLIPDNPNKPYDIKELILKVVDEGDFFEISAGYAKNIVTGFGRIAGKTVGFVANQPMVLAGVLDSDASRKAARFVRFCDAFNIPIVTFVDVPGFLPGTDQEYGGLIKHGAKLLFAYSQCTVPLITVITRKAFGGAYDVMASKHVGGDLNYAWPTAQIAVMGAKGAVEIIFRGGTPDEIAAQTKQYEDRFLSPFVAAERGYIDDVIMPHSTRRRIARGLAMLANKHVEVPRRKHDNLPV; encoded by the coding sequence ATGAAAGACATCCTCGACAGGCTGGAAGAGCGGCGGGCGGAGGCCCGGCTCGGGGGCGGTGAGAAGCGCATCGAGGCCCAGCACAAGCGCGGCAAGCTGACCGCGCGCGAGCGCATCGAGCTGTTCCTCGACAAAGGCTCGTTCGAGGAGTTCGACATGTTCGTCGAGCACCGCTCCAACGACTTCGGCATGGAGAAGACCAAGATCCCCGGCGACGGCGTCGTCACCGGCTGGGGCACGGTCAATGGCCGCACCGTCTACCTGTTCTCCAAGGACTTCACCGTGTTCGGCGGCTCGCTATCCGAGACGCATGCGCAGAAGATCATCAAGGTGCAGGACATGGCGATGAAGGCGCGCTGCCCCGTCATCGGCCTGTTCGACGCCGGCGGCGCGCGCATCCAGGAAGGCGTCGCCGCGCTCGGCGGCTACGGCGAAGTGTTCAAGCGCAACGTGCTCGCCTCGGGCGTCATCCCGCAGATCAGCGTCATCATGGGCCCGTGCGCCGGCGGCGACGTCTATTCGCCGGCCATGACCGACTTCATCTTCATGGTGCGCGACACGAGCTACATGTTCGTCACCGGTCCCGACGTCGTGAAGACCGTGACCAACGAGGTCGTCACGGCGGAGGAACTCGGCGGCGCCTCGGTGCATACGGCGAAGTCGGGCGTCGCCGACGGCGCCTTCGAGAACGACGTCGAATGCCTGCTGCAGATGCGCCGGCTGATCGACTTCCTGCCGTCGAACAACGAAAGCGGCGTGCCGCAATGGCCGACGCTCGATGCCGCCGACCGCCTGGACGACTCGCTCGACACGCTGATCCCGGACAATCCGAACAAACCGTACGACATCAAGGAGCTGATCCTGAAGGTCGTGGACGAGGGCGATTTCTTCGAGATCTCCGCCGGCTACGCCAAGAACATCGTCACCGGCTTCGGCCGCATCGCCGGTAAGACCGTCGGCTTCGTCGCCAACCAGCCGATGGTGCTGGCCGGCGTGCTCGACAGCGACGCGAGCCGCAAGGCGGCGCGCTTCGTGCGCTTCTGCGACGCCTTCAACATTCCGATCGTCACCTTCGTCGACGTGCCCGGCTTCCTGCCCGGCACCGACCAGGAATATGGCGGTCTCATCAAGCATGGCGCCAAGCTGTTGTTCGCTTACTCGCAATGCACGGTGCCGCTCATCACCGTCATCACGCGCAAGGCCTTCGGCGGCGCTTATGACGTGATGGCGTCAAAGCATGTCGGCGGCGATTTGAATTATGCTTGGCCGACGGCGCAGATCGCGGTGATGGGCGCCAAGGGCGCGGTCGAGATCATCTTCCGCGGCGGCACGCCGGACGAGATCGCGGCGCAGACCAAGCAATACGAAGACCGCTTCCTGTCGCCCTTCGTCGCCGCCGAGCGGGGCTATATCGACGACGTGATCATGCCGCACTCGACGCGCCGCCGCATCGCGCGCGGACTGGCGATGCTCGCCAACAAGCACGTCGAAGTGCCGCGACGGAAGCACGATAATTTGCCGGTGTAG